The following are from one region of the Corylus avellana chromosome ca1, CavTom2PMs-1.0 genome:
- the LOC132167968 gene encoding uncharacterized protein LOC132167968 isoform X1 encodes MPSKKKRRRDLERPTIHPRNKYSENPPDFALLASLYTSFQPFVFYGRDGRPRIDWTDFNATRELTRVLLLHDHGIHWWIPDGQLCPTVPNRSNYIHWIEDLLASDIIGKTNTSGDNVRGFDIGTGANCIYPLLGASLLGWSFVGSDVTDVALEWAGKNVKNNPQISQLIEIRKVEIHEESPSMEELHDDKLVFCESKTELSGSMVKEEVDPLPSTSFDPHADANKTYNGPPVLIGAVRDSEKFDFCMCNPPFFESMDEAGLNPKTSCGGTPEEMICHGGEKAFITRIIEDSAVLKHSFRFLCRWYTSMVGRKSNLKFLMSKLREVGVTIVKTTDFVQGQTCRWGLAWSFVPPVRKIVSPHVAEKNIMSFMLEGLQRQFSAFHVLQSIESFFHTSGASCELNTSSFTIDITASNDHCDAILKDELQPLDEARSCQHEEETFNSSSCLHPRLNNLLFRISVFQQIPGTLLVKGSLQHRDNPVPGAFSLIFQRLEEVLRHKFCR; translated from the exons ATGCCgagcaagaagaagaggaggagggaCTTGGAGCGACCCACGATCCATCCCAGAAACAAGTACTCCGAGAACCCACCCGACTTCGCGCTCTTGGCCTCTCTCTACACTTCGTTCCAGCCCTTCGTCTTCTACGGCCGCGACGGTCGCCCCAGAATCGACTGGACCGACTTCAACGCCACCCGAGAGCTGACCCGGGTCCTTCTCCTCCACGACCATGGCATCCATTG GTGGATTCCTGATGGGCAGCTCTGCCCAACAGTACCCAACAGATCCAATTATATCCATTGGATTGAAGATCTTCTTGCATCTGACATTATAGGAAAGACTAACACCAGTGGAGATAATGTGAGGGGTTTTGATATAGGAACTGGAGCCAACTGCATTTATCCACTTCTTGGTGCATCTCTTCTTGGGTGGAGTTTTGTTGGATCAG ATGTCACTGACGTTGCCCTAGAGTGGGCTGGGAAAAATGTTAAGAATAATCCACAAATTTCGCAACTTATTGAAATTAGAAAGGTTGAAATTCATGAAGAGAGTCCTTCTATGGAAGAGTTGCACGATGACAAGTTGGTCTTTTGTGAGAGCAAAACAGAGTTGAGTGGGAGTATGGTTAAGGAGGAGGTGGATCCTTTGCCCTCCACTTCGTTCGATCCACATGCTGATGCGAACAAGACGTATAACGGGCCACCTGTACTTATTGGTGCTGTCAGGGACAGTGAGAAGTTCGACTTCTGCATGTGTAATCCTCCATTTTTTGAATCCATGGATGAAGCGGGACTGAATCCAAAAACTTCTTGTGGTGGGACTCCGGAGGAGATGATTTGTCATGGTGGAGAAAAGGCTTTTATAACTCGTATTATTGAAGATAGTGCTGTTCTGAAGCATTCTTTTCG ATTTCTTTGTAGGTGGTACACTTCAATGGTTGGGAGAAAATCAAACCTCAAATTCCTGATGTCAAAGCTGCGAGAGGTTGGAGTCACCATAGTAAAGACTACTGACTTTGTCCAAGGCCAAACATGTCGATGGGGGCTAGCTTGGTCTTTTGTCCCTCCAGTGAGGAAGATAGTATCACCTCACGTGGCTGAGAAGAATATCATGTCTTTCATGCTTGAG GGTCTTCAACGCCAATTCAGTGCTTTTCATGTATTACAATCGATTGAGTCTTTCTTCCATACTAGTGGTGCATCCTGTGAATTGAACACCTCTTCATTTACCATCGAC ATCACGGCATCAAATGATCATTGTGATGCAATCCTGAAGGATGAGTTACAACCTCTTGATGAAGCTAGAAGTTGTCAACACGAGGAAGAGACATTTAATAGTTCAAGTTGTTTGCACCCTCGTTTAAATAACTTACTTTTTCGCATTTCG GTTTTTCAGCAAATCCCCGGGACACTTCTGGTGAAAGGATCATTACAGCATAGAGATAACCCAGTGCCAG GAGCGTTCTCATTGATATTTCAAAGATTAGAGGAAGTTTTAAGACACAAATTCTGTAGATAA
- the LOC132167968 gene encoding uncharacterized protein LOC132167968 isoform X2, with translation MPSKKKRRRDLERPTIHPRNKYSENPPDFALLASLYTSFQPFVFYGRDGRPRIDWTDFNATRELTRVLLLHDHGIHWWIPDGQLCPTVPNRSNYIHWIEDLLASDIIGKTNTSGDNVRGFDIGTGANCIYPLLGASLLGWSFVGSDVTDVALEWAGKNVKNNPQISQLIEIRKVEIHEESPSMEELHDDKLVFCESKTELSGSMVKEEVDPLPSTSFDPHADANKTYNGPPVLIGAVRDSEKFDFCMCNPPFFESMDEAGLNPKTSCGGTPEEMICHGGEKAFITRIIEDSAVLKHSFRWYTSMVGRKSNLKFLMSKLREVGVTIVKTTDFVQGQTCRWGLAWSFVPPVRKIVSPHVAEKNIMSFMLEGLQRQFSAFHVLQSIESFFHTSGASCELNTSSFTIDITASNDHCDAILKDELQPLDEARSCQHEEETFNSSSCLHPRLNNLLFRISVFQQIPGTLLVKGSLQHRDNPVPGAFSLIFQRLEEVLRHKFCR, from the exons ATGCCgagcaagaagaagaggaggagggaCTTGGAGCGACCCACGATCCATCCCAGAAACAAGTACTCCGAGAACCCACCCGACTTCGCGCTCTTGGCCTCTCTCTACACTTCGTTCCAGCCCTTCGTCTTCTACGGCCGCGACGGTCGCCCCAGAATCGACTGGACCGACTTCAACGCCACCCGAGAGCTGACCCGGGTCCTTCTCCTCCACGACCATGGCATCCATTG GTGGATTCCTGATGGGCAGCTCTGCCCAACAGTACCCAACAGATCCAATTATATCCATTGGATTGAAGATCTTCTTGCATCTGACATTATAGGAAAGACTAACACCAGTGGAGATAATGTGAGGGGTTTTGATATAGGAACTGGAGCCAACTGCATTTATCCACTTCTTGGTGCATCTCTTCTTGGGTGGAGTTTTGTTGGATCAG ATGTCACTGACGTTGCCCTAGAGTGGGCTGGGAAAAATGTTAAGAATAATCCACAAATTTCGCAACTTATTGAAATTAGAAAGGTTGAAATTCATGAAGAGAGTCCTTCTATGGAAGAGTTGCACGATGACAAGTTGGTCTTTTGTGAGAGCAAAACAGAGTTGAGTGGGAGTATGGTTAAGGAGGAGGTGGATCCTTTGCCCTCCACTTCGTTCGATCCACATGCTGATGCGAACAAGACGTATAACGGGCCACCTGTACTTATTGGTGCTGTCAGGGACAGTGAGAAGTTCGACTTCTGCATGTGTAATCCTCCATTTTTTGAATCCATGGATGAAGCGGGACTGAATCCAAAAACTTCTTGTGGTGGGACTCCGGAGGAGATGATTTGTCATGGTGGAGAAAAGGCTTTTATAACTCGTATTATTGAAGATAGTGCTGTTCTGAAGCATTCTTTTCG GTGGTACACTTCAATGGTTGGGAGAAAATCAAACCTCAAATTCCTGATGTCAAAGCTGCGAGAGGTTGGAGTCACCATAGTAAAGACTACTGACTTTGTCCAAGGCCAAACATGTCGATGGGGGCTAGCTTGGTCTTTTGTCCCTCCAGTGAGGAAGATAGTATCACCTCACGTGGCTGAGAAGAATATCATGTCTTTCATGCTTGAG GGTCTTCAACGCCAATTCAGTGCTTTTCATGTATTACAATCGATTGAGTCTTTCTTCCATACTAGTGGTGCATCCTGTGAATTGAACACCTCTTCATTTACCATCGAC ATCACGGCATCAAATGATCATTGTGATGCAATCCTGAAGGATGAGTTACAACCTCTTGATGAAGCTAGAAGTTGTCAACACGAGGAAGAGACATTTAATAGTTCAAGTTGTTTGCACCCTCGTTTAAATAACTTACTTTTTCGCATTTCG GTTTTTCAGCAAATCCCCGGGACACTTCTGGTGAAAGGATCATTACAGCATAGAGATAACCCAGTGCCAG GAGCGTTCTCATTGATATTTCAAAGATTAGAGGAAGTTTTAAGACACAAATTCTGTAGATAA
- the LOC132189391 gene encoding uncharacterized protein LOC132189391 gives MGSHVSKQMQRRKAISTEKKALCNLKESCGNEYPGFDYRPPDRKNWMSGLNAEKLHVNQIVWPGTHDSATNRIGIPCVSRPFAQCQSLSIYHQLVRGARVLDVRVQENRRVCHGILVTYGIDVVIKDIKKFLSETQSEIIILEIRTEFGHQDPPEFEKYLVDELGEFLIHQDDHAFDKTIAELLPKRVICVWKPRKSPQPKPGSPFWSAGYLKDNWVDTDLPSTKFESNLKHLSEQPPVLSRKFFYRVENTVTPQADNPIVCVKPVTRRIHKFARLFIAECYSRGCADRLQIFSTDFIDEDFVDACVGVTHARIEGKA, from the coding sequence atgggttCTCATGTCTCCAAACAAATGCAGCGCCGGAAGGCGATCTCAACGGAGAAGAAAGCTCTCTGTAATCTCAAAGAAAGCTGCGGGAATGAGTATCCGGGGTTTGATTACAGGCCCCCAGATAGGAAGAACTGGATGTCCGGCCTTAACGCCGAGAAGCTTCACGTGAATCAGATTGTATGGCCGGGAACTCACGATTCCGCCACCAACAGAATCGGCATCCCCTGCGTTTCTCGCCCTTTTGCGCAATGCCAATCCTTGTCTATCTATCACCAGCTTGTAAGAGGCGCCAGGGTCCTCGATGTCCGGGTTCAGGAGAACCGGCGCGTGTGCCACGGAATCCTCGTCACCTACGGTATTGACGTTGTCATCAAAGACATCAAAAAGTTCTTGTCGGAGACACAGTCGGAGATCATAATCTTGGAGATTCGTACTGAATTTGGGCATCAAGACCCGCCTGAATTTGAAAAATACCTCGTTGATGAGCTCGGGGAGTTTCTGATTCACCAGGACGACCACGCGTTTGATAAAACAATTGCAGAGCTTCTGCCGAAGAGAGTAATTTGTGTTTGGAAGCCAAGAAAATCTCCTCAGCCCAAGCCAGGGAGTCCCTTTTGGAGTGCTGGGTATTTGAAGGATAATTGGGTTGACACAGATTTGCCATCCACAAAGTTCGAGAGCAATCTGAAGCATTTGAGCGAGCAACCGCCGGTTTTGTCGAGAAAATTCTTTTACAGGGTGGAGAATACAGTCACCCCGCAGGCTGATAACCCGATTGTGTGTGTCAAGCCCGTGACAAGACGGATTCACAAATTTGCGAGGCTGTTTATTGCCGAGTGCTACTCCAGGGGCTGCGCCGATCGGCTGCAGATCTTCTCCACAGATTTCATAGATGAAGATTTTGTAGATGCATGTGTTGGGGTTACGCACGCAAGGATTGAAGGGAAAGCCTGA